From one Amia ocellicauda isolate fAmiCal2 chromosome 17, fAmiCal2.hap1, whole genome shotgun sequence genomic stretch:
- the LOC136713239 gene encoding polyubiquitin, producing MRQKTRLCTGLTHSLTARSHRHHLWTLMEVTIKFLNGDTFPLRVSPDITVWLLKQKIKEKKHVEPSSQRLYVQNGQRIDLSDDSKKLHMYGLKDGDVVAVLIQQPPQPTTIQIFLKNEKNQMHTYDISPNETVTQFKEKVARQEGVPVSQQRLVFEGKQLEDGRKLADYNIRAASTIFLLLRLRGG from the exons ATGCGCCAGAAGACACGGCTCTGTACCGGACTGACGCACAGCCTCACAGCACG ATCCCATAGGCATCACTTGTGGACCCTGATGGAAGTCACAATCAAATTCCTAAACGGGGACACTTTCCCCCTGAGGGTATCCCCAGACATCACAGTCTGGCTGCTGAAACAGAAAATCAAGGAGAAGAAGCATGTGGAGCCCAGCTCTCAGCGCCTGTATGTGCAGAATGGCCAGCGGATCGACCTCAGCGACGACTCCAAGAAACTGCACATGTACGGGTTGAAGGACGGGGATGTCGTGGCGGTTCTGATCCAGCAGCCGCCTCAACCCACAACCATCCAGATTTTCCTGAAAAACGAAAAGAACCAGATGCACACCTACGATATCTCTCCCAATGAGACAGTGACGCAGTTCAAGGAGAAAGTCGCCAGGCAGGAGGGGGTCCCCGTGAGTCAACAGAGGCTGGTCTTTGAGGGCAAACAGCTGGAGGATGGGAGGAAACTGGCGGATTACAACATCAGAGCCGCATCCACTATCTTCCTTCTGCTGCGTCTGAGAGGGGGCTGA
- the LOC136713242 gene encoding ubiquitin-like protein ISG15, with product MQLKVKLLGGAEHGVDVEPSATVTQLKQKVQRLSGVPEGAQNLAVMKDGEKAKLENGKRLCDYGLSDGATVVMFIAESKPTEIFLKNHKGQLKPYCFSPEETVAEFLGKVSRGEAVAADQQYLTYQSIALDTNRKMGDYDIGHHSTVYQNLRLRGG from the coding sequence ATGCAGCTCAAAGTGAAGCTACTGGGGGGTGCTGAGCATGGCGTAGATGTGGAGCCCAGCGCCACGGTCACCCAGCTGAAGCAGAAAGTGCAACGGCTGTCTGGGGTACCTGAAGGTGCCCAGAATCTGGCAGTGATGAAAGATGGAGAAAAGGCTAAGCTGGAGAATGGCAAGAGGCTGTGCGACTATGGTCTGTCTGACGGTGCCACCGTTGTGATGTTCATTGCCGAATCTAAACCCACTGAGATCTTTCTGAAGAATCACAAGGGGCAGTTAAAGCCGTACTGCTTCAGCCCAGAAGAAACGGTGGCAGAGTTCCTTGGCAAGGTGTCCCGAGGGGAGGCCGTTGCTGCGGACCAGCAGTATCTCACCTACCAAAGCATCGCTCTTGACACAAACAGGAAAATGGGAGACTACGACATCGGGCATCACAGCACTGTGTACCAGAACCTGCGACTCCGGGGAGGTTGA
- the gatc gene encoding glutamyl-tRNA(Gln) amidotransferase subunit C, mitochondrial: protein MVSSTSRTLLRISRNSPLYLRPVYPRCGFVASAGLRVFEAVQNQYSRRGIHRTDARYKELEDVSKSKVPQAPTWEPVGEKQLPARTRVPLDLVDKLERLALVDFRNQEGLACLEKAIEFADQLHIVDTEGVEPMDSVLEDRQLILREDSVSEGGCAEQLLSISRNTVEEYFVAPPGNIPLPQREERASLLKNSEFGPGTTGRQPD, encoded by the exons ATGGTATCTTCTACATCCAGAACACTGCTGCGTATTAGTCGAAATTCGCCTTTGTATTTGAGGCCTGTATATCCACGGTGTGGATTTGTTGCTTCTGCCGGATTACGTGTGTTTGAAGCGGTACAAAATCAATATAGTCGCCGTGGGATACATCGGACTGATGCTCGATATAAAGAACTGGAAGATGTTTCCAAATCAAAG GTCCCGCAGGCCCCGACATGGGAACCAGTTGGAGAAAAACAGCTTCCTGCG CGCACACGTGTTCCCCTTGACCTAGTGGACAAGCTGGAGCGCTTGGCCCTGGTGGACTTCCGCAACCAAGAGGGCTTGGCCTGTCTTGAAAAAGCCATCGAATTTGCCGATCAGCTCCACATCGTTGACACGGAGGGAGTGGAGCCCATGGATTCAGTACTTGAGGACAG ACAACTGATTTTGCGAGAGGACAGCGTGTCCGAGGGGGGCTGTGCGGAGCAGCTGCTCAGCATCTCCAGGAACACTGTGGAGGAGTACTTCGTAGCTCCACCAG gGAACATCCCTTTGCcacagagggaggagagagcaaGTCTGCTGAAGAACTCCGAGTTTGGACCGGGCACCACTGGACGACAACCTGACTAG
- the srsf9 gene encoding serine/arginine-rich splicing factor 9 → MADGRIYVGNLPTDVQERDIEDLFFKYGKIRDIELKNNRGTIPFAFVRFEDPRDAEDAVYGRNGYGFGDCKLRVEYPRSSSSKFSGPMGGGPRGRFGPPTRRSEFRVIVTGLPPTGSWQDLKDHMREAGDVCFADVQRDGEGVVEFLRREDMEYALRRLDRTEFRSHQGETAYIRVHEERGSSWGRSRSRSRSRGRYSPYQSRGSPPPRYQSPPPRRHSLSRHSPPPRRIPAQHHSPPPRHYR, encoded by the exons ATGGCGGATGGGAGGATCTATGTGGGGAACCTTCCAACGGATGTGCAGGAACGAGACATTGAGGATCTCTTCTTCAAATATGGCAAGATACGAGATATTGAGCTGAAGAACAACAGGGGCACCATCCCCTTCGCCTTCGTCCGTTTTGAAGACCCACG GGATGCGGAGGATGCTGTCTACGGGCGGAATGGCTATGGCTTTGGAGACTGCAAGCTGCGTGTTGAGTACCcacgctcctcctcctccaaatttAGTGGCCCCATGGGAGGTGGGCCCCGGGGGAGGTTTGGGCCACCTACTCGGAGATCAGAGTTCAGAGTCATCGTGACTG GGCTGCCACCCACAGGTAGCTGGCAGGACCTGAAGGATCACATGCGGGAGGCTGGGGACGTGTGTTTTGCGGATGTGCAGCGGGATGGGGAGGGTGTGGTGGAGTTCCTGCGGAGAGAGGATATGGAATATGCCCTGCGCCGACTGGACCGGACCGAGTTCCGATCACACCAG GGTGAGACGGCGTACATCCGAGTCCATGAAGAGCGGGGTTCGAGCTGGGGGCGCTCGCGGTCTCGCTCCCGGTCCCGGGGGAGGTACTCCCCATATCAAAGCCGGGGCTCCCCGCCCCCGCGGTACCAGTCACCCCCACCACGCCGACACTCATTGTCACGCCATAGCCCACCCCCCCGGCGTATCCCTGCACAGCACCACAGCCCCCCACCCCGCCACTACCGGTAA
- the pxmp2 gene encoding peroxisomal membrane protein 2: MPVQSVPIRDLAFYQRWLQQYLYLLKHYPILTKSVTSGILSALGNLLSQWLDRRRKGKGGSPGKDLDFLGPARFAIYGLCVTGPLSHYFYHFLEVLVPSSVPYCMVKRLLLDRLIFAPAFLLLFFVIMNVLEGKNWSALQGKVRSGYWTALKMNWKVWTPFQFININYVPVQFRVLFANLVALFWYAYLASVRK, translated from the exons ATGCCTGTGCAGTCTGTACCCATCCGGGACCTGGCCTTTTACCAGCGATGGCTGCAACAGtacttgtatttattaaaacactACCCGATTCTCACCAAATCCGTGACGAG TGGAATCCTATCAGCGCTTGGAAACCTGCTGTCCCAGTGGCTGGACAGGAGGCGAAAGGGGAAAGGTGGCAGTCCAGGGAAGGACCTCGATTTCCTAGGACCCGCTAGGTTTGCAATTTATGG ACTGTGCGTCACAGGACCTTTGAGTCACTATTTCTACCACTTTCTGGAAGTTCTCGTCCCTTCTTCCGTGCCTTACTGCATGGTGAAGAGACTGCTGCTGGATCGCTTAATCTTCGCTCCCGCCTTCCTACTACTCTTCTTCGTCATCATGAACGTTTTAGAG GGTAAGAACTGGTCAGCATTGCAGGGCAAAGTGAGATCAGGGTACTGGACAGCCCTGAAAATGAACTGGAAAGTGTGGACCCCCTTCCAGTTTATCAACATCAACTATGTACCCGTGCAG TTTCGGGTGCTGTTTGCCAACCTCGTGGCCTTGTTTTGGTACGCCTACCTGGCTTCAGTGAGGAAGTGA